The stretch of DNA TCTTTGAGTTTTTAGAACTTCCTGCCACGATGAATTGGCTTCCTGCCTTGCTTATTGGTTGCGTTTGGTCCATCCCTGTCATCATAGTAGCGCCTTATATCATAATACAGCTCACACACAGCTCGAATCAGCAGAAGCCTGTGCTGGACGTCATGAGAAACATCTTGAGATGCAAAAATATCGCTATCAATCATTTCTCTCTCCACCAACATGGAAATCCTCTTTGACTTCTTCTCTGCATCAAATCCATAAGTGTTGATCATTCTCTCAGTTAGCCAGCAGATCTCTTCAATTGCCTTATTTGGGTACTTAATTGTCTGCCACTTCTTCTGCCACATAATACGGTAGCCATGGTATGAGCCAGTTAGGGCTGAACCGCAATCCAAGCATTTGAGTTTATTTCGAAGCAAATGCCCAATGAATCCTCCAATGTAGCGCATAACATTCTTCCTGTACTCACTCGCCTTTGGTAGCCTGAAGAGTGCCTCAAAGTTGTCCCAGAAGTCATTAGTTGGACTCTCCTCCGCAGGCAGTTCGACGCATcttgttgaaaatttgaagTATCTGTCGGAATAATTGATGGCTTTTGCTGCTTTAGTTGTTTGCGCGTGAAGGGCACTGAACCAATCAGCTGGAACGATTTCTCCACTCTTTCTATCCCTCCTCAGCCAATGCACTGAGAGATCCTTGTAGTTGTTGTAGAACTTCCTGATGCGTACAAAGTAAGTATTTGATCGGCCAATCGAAAAGAGCAATTCGAGCGGATCCTTCGTGAAGCTGTCCAAACGAATGAACGGCAGACCATGCTCATGAACAGCATTAACGTAGATTATCGGGAGACTCCTCAGAGCAAATACCAATCCAATGAATCCCGTATTCTGCTGCGATTTCAGCAAACGCACGCCCTTTCGCAAACGCATGGAACGAATGTACGTGCACACCGTAATGATGAATGCTTGAATTGCCATTGAATTCTCTGAAGAGAAAATCTTCTCTCCATTCCAACGGCCATTGAGGAGCTCCATTGATTGAGCAATGATACGCACGAAATTTGCCGTAGCACACGCTCCCTTAAACTCAGGCAATTTTAGTTTGTCCTCAAAGTATTCAAGGGCATCCGCAACGGATTTGTGCATGGTGTAGACGGCAAGTTTTGTCTGAATCTTCTTCCTTGTGAGGTACATTTGTGCCGCACGAGTCTTCTTGCACAACTCCGCACCCTCCTTCTCCTGAAGCTTCAACAGATTATCCAAGTACATCCATTCAATCTCATTTCCATCCCCATCAATGAATGGACCGTAGTgttgaaaggaaaatcttaTGATTTCCAACACATCTGCCGGATCCGGGAAGAATACCATTTCCTGGtccaaaagggaaaaattgctCTTAGCATGGGGGTACTGGAACTTGCATCCGAGTGCTGTAAAAGCAGGAATATTTTCGTCCAATGGCATTGTTACTCCTGTCACCTTTACACCCGTCTTCAGCAGGAGTATGGTgcaaatttcaatcaaattcgCGACAATTTCTTTATCTGAGCCCATTTCATCGCAGGCCAGGAATCCAAGGGGAATCTTCCATCGTTTGGTCACGCTTGAAGcgataaaaacaaaaactctCTTAACAACGCACATATCATCATCAAGACTACCCTGTCCGAAGTTGATGTACTCCAATTCATCACAGGCCATCTTGTCGTGCTCAACGCGCAATTCGTCAAAGAGAATGTGGACAAACACTTGCGTTGGAGATGATTTTTGTTCAGCAGCGATAGCTTCGAAGGACTCCTTACTGAATCCCGGCATGAAGTCATTGGTAACATACCAACCTGCTACAATTGCCTTTGGTGGTACAACACCATATTTCTTCTCCGCGTAGTCATATCCCCGTGGGGCGTAGTAGTTGAGGAACACGGCAAACTTCTCCATTTCTTCATCATAATCTTCTGAATCTTCTGAGTACTGTGGCAGTGGGGAGGAAGTATCATCGGGGAAGTACTCAAACATCATTCTTGAATTGTAGTCAATCAGATTCTCCTGGGAGAGTTCACTAATCAAGTCTTCAGCGCTGATTTCTGGTTTCTCCATTGCGGAAGCATTTGATGCTCCTTTTGTCTGTTCCTGCTGATTCTTTTCCGAGTCAGAAGGAATCCCTGAGGGTGGGAAGTTTGCACTTAAAAGTGGAGCTTCAATAGATGCCCCTTCATCGCTGCAATCCATCAACTCATCGGACTCATATTCTGAGGAAAGTGTCTCATCGTTACGTGTCATGATTGGAAGATTAGCAAAATCAAGGAGATCCATGGGAAAATCAGGTGGAAAGACCCGAAGAAGCGGAACTTCAGGCAATTCCGATCTGTCACTATCAGAATCAGTCGAATCACTGCCTTCACTACTTGAGGAAGTAAAAATAGCCACTGATTTTGCAAAAGGATTATTCCTGGGGCACGTTACTTTTGGCGTGCTGTTTGTGAGGAAGTTTGGGAGCTTGAAGGGCTCGTCCTCGATATCAATCCAATCTGTTgaaattagcaaaaaattacgaaagtagaacaaagaaaattaaagacttCAGATACCCACCATCATCTGACATGTCATGATCTTCATCATTTGCAGCTGCTGCTCCTCGATTGATCTGGAATGGCTTTGGAACAGCACCTGGACGCAGTTTTCTAGATCTGGGGTAGAAGCTTTCCTTCGCAAAGTGTCCACCGCAAACTCGTCCACTCATATTATCAGCGTTTATATCCATTCCCAGATGATATAGCCACCTTATGGTCAATACTGTGTCGTTCAAGGGCATTCTACAGACCAATTAAAAGAAGGATTCATCAGCTTCCGGACATTTCtgcgaagtttttttttggcttacCTGTGGAAGCTTACTTTGGTTCTTCCAGCTCTCTTGAATCCACTTGTCCTGGTCCAACATCCAGGTACTACGCATTTCCTTACTCTACCATTCATTTTCACTCGTTTTCGTTTCCAAAAAAcgctttttatttaaattttcgcaagaattttgaagatttcttcGAGATCACAAAGCAAGCCggaagaatgaagaaaattgaacatGGCGTCGTCAACCCGGTGGAAAATACTTCACGTTCGATCAAAAGTCATTACACGTAAGTAGTACGTAAGAGATTTATCcttgatatttttatgctttttatgcatttttccttgcttttctttgttttttttgcgttttctttctcacctcaaattgaattttccgtcTTCAATTTTCTATGCCCAGTCAAACAGTGCCAGAATCGcagaaaaattaacttaagtaaaaaaagaacaatattttctttctttagaaaaaccggaaaaaccagagaaaatcaatttttagtttaattttgtttaatttccgttaccaatatttttctcggtaaaaaaattctcatacaaAATTAGTACTCACCTAGTACGGAAATAGTACCATAAGTTCTCTTCAACTGTCCAGCCGGGATGTGTAGTTTCGCGGAataagcaaaaagaaaaaattggaggactctgagaaaaaattccctGACACTGCAGTTAAAAGACGTGATCACATTGGAGACTAAACTACCGTAAGTTCTGAATAAAGAGATTATCAAACTAAATCAAAATTGGCCTTGGAAGAGGAGTTTTATTATCATGCAGACAGTCGCCCCATAGTCCATAACCTGACTTTAAGATCACATTTTATCCTTTTGGGTTTCTAGATTTaacagaaaaagaaagatgGCTGGGAACTGGAGGGGAGAAGGGAAGCAAGACTTCCGTGGGCAACCTGGAAGGGTTTTCACAGCCAAACGACCAATGCAGCACGATGGGGAGCCCTTCCGGATGGAGATTCAGAGCGGCTGTACGGGACGCGTGATTGGTCGTGGTGGCTCAAAGATCCGAGAAATTCAGGATCAGTGCAATGTTCACCTGCGCGTGGATAAAACGACAATGGATTCGGGAGTTGTTGTGGTGGAGATTCAAGGGGATGCGTCTGGGATTGATATGGCAAAGAGGATGATAAATGATGTTGTCAATGAGCACAGCAATCAACAGGAGAATGGCCAGAGAATGAGGCAGGATCGGAATTTTGGTGACAATCGCCGTGATCGTCCACAAAAGAGCTACTACAACGGTGGGTCAGACAGGCAGGCTCAATTTCAAGATGCCCCACAGAATGCTCCCCAGCAGGACTTTCAGCTCATTGACTGGAATTCAGTGAATGAGGCACAGGATAAACTCCAGAAGGAGAAGCTGAAGACACTCCCGCCGCTCATTAAGCAATTCTACGAAGAGCATCCCGAAGTCAGTAGTCTCACCTCGGACCAGATTATAGAATTCCGGAAGAGTAACAACAACATTATGGTTGATCGGACTTTTGCCAAAGATTCCAGCGATAATGTTGACATTCCGAAGCCAATCTTCAAGTTTGAGCACTGTTTCTCCGCCTATCCGGATATTATGGAGGAGATTAAGAAGCAGGGCTTCGAGAAGCCGTCTCCCATCCAATGTCAGGCTTGGCCAATTCTCATGAGTGGCGAAGATCTCATTGGGATCGCTCAGACTGGGAGTGGCAAAACGCTGGCCTTTCTCCTGCCCGGTATGATTCACACTGAACTCCAGCCGATTCCCCGGAGCGAACGGGGGGGTCCCAATGTGCTGGTCATGGCGCCCACGCGTGAACTTGCACTTCAGATCCGTGATGAAGTGGCAAAGTATCACTTCCGCGGCATGAAGTCCGTCTGCGTGTACGGTGGTGGGAGTACCAAGGAGCAAATTCAGACAGTGGAGAGAGGTGTGGAGATTGTCATTGCCACACCGGGCAGATTGAATGATTTGGTGGCCAGGGGTACCATTGATGTCAGCTCCATCACTTACCTCGTTCTCGACGAAGCTGACCGGATGCTGGACATGGGCTTTGAACCGCAAATTCGTAAGATACTCCTGGACGTTCGCCCCGATCGACAGACAATCATGACAAGCGCCACATGGCCACCGGGAGTACGTCGTCTGGCACAGAGCTACATGAATAATCCCATTCAGGTCTACGTGGGCACATTGGATCTCGCTGCGGTGCATTCAGTCAGTCAGAATGTGGAGATTGTAGATGAGAATGAGAAGTATGATAGAATTCAGCAATTTGTACAGGATATGACGCCAAAAGACAAGGCAATTATCTTTTGTGGCAAGAAAGCTCGCGCAGATGAACTGGCCAGTGAGCTCTGTATGGTTGGCTACAATTGTCAAGTTATTCACGGAGATAGGGAGCAAGCGGATCGCGAGAGAGCGGTTCAGGACATCAAATCGGGCTATGTAAGGATCCTCGTGGCGACCGATGTTGCATCTCGTGGACTTGATATTGAGGACATTACGTGAGTACCTTTACTTCCAGCCTTTTAGATTCATTTTAATCAagactttctttttaatttctccctTTAGGCATGTCGTCAATTATGATTTCCCCAAGAATATGGAGGAATACGTCCATCGTGTTGGGAGAACCGGTCGTGCAGGACGCACGGGTACCTCACTGTCCCTCCTAACGAGGAAGGATTGGGGTTCAGCTGCAGAATTGATAAAGATTCTCGAGGAAGCTGATCAGGATGTACCCGATGAGCTACGCTCAATGGCAGATCGTTTTAGTGCAATGAAGGAGCGCAGGGATAATGAGAGGGCTGCCGCCTATggtgggggtgggggtggcgATAGGAGGTCTCAAGG from Lutzomyia longipalpis isolate SR_M1_2022 chromosome 1, ASM2433408v1 encodes:
- the LOC129796780 gene encoding uncharacterized protein LOC129796780; protein product: MNGRVRKCVVPGCWTRTSGFKRAGRTKVSFHRMPLNDTVLTIRWLYHLGMDINADNMSGRVCGGHFAKESFYPRSRKLRPGAVPKPFQINRGAAAANDEDHDMSDDDWIDIEDEPFKLPNFLTNSTPKVTCPRNNPFAKSVAIFTSSSSEGSDSTDSDSDRSELPEVPLLRVFPPDFPMDLLDFANLPIMTRNDETLSSEYESDELMDCSDEGASIEAPLLSANFPPSGIPSDSEKNQQEQTKGASNASAMEKPEISAEDLISELSQENLIDYNSRMMFEYFPDDTSSPLPQYSEDSEDYDEEMEKFAVFLNYYAPRGYDYAEKKYGVVPPKAIVAGWYVTNDFMPGFSKESFEAIAAEQKSSPTQVFVHILFDELRVEHDKMACDELEYINFGQGSLDDDMCVVKRVFVFIASSVTKRWKIPLGFLACDEMGSDKEIVANLIEICTILLLKTGVKVTGVTMPLDENIPAFTALGCKFQYPHAKSNFSLLDQEMVFFPDPADVLEIIRFSFQHYGPFIDGDGNEIEWMYLDNLLKLQEKEGAELCKKTRAAQMYLTRKKIQTKLAVYTMHKSVADALEYFEDKLKLPEFKGACATANFVRIIAQSMELLNGRWNGEKIFSSENSMAIQAFIITVCTYIRSMRLRKGVRLLKSQQNTGFIGLVFALRSLPIIYVNAVHEHGLPFIRLDSFTKDPLELLFSIGRSNTYFVRIRKFYNNYKDLSVHWLRRDRKSGEIVPADWFSALHAQTTKAAKAINYSDRYFKFSTRCVELPAEESPTNDFWDNFEALFRLPKASEYRKNVMRYIGGFIGHLLRNKLKCLDCGSALTGSYHGYRIMWQKKWQTIKYPNKAIEEICWLTERMINTYGFDAEKKSKRISMLVEREMIDSDIFASQDVSHDVQHRLLLIRAVCELYYDIRRYYDDRDGPNATNKQGRKPIHRGRKF
- the LOC129788193 gene encoding probable ATP-dependent RNA helicase DDX43 encodes the protein MAGNWRGEGKQDFRGQPGRVFTAKRPMQHDGEPFRMEIQSGCTGRVIGRGGSKIREIQDQCNVHLRVDKTTMDSGVVVVEIQGDASGIDMAKRMINDVVNEHSNQQENGQRMRQDRNFGDNRRDRPQKSYYNGGSDRQAQFQDAPQNAPQQDFQLIDWNSVNEAQDKLQKEKLKTLPPLIKQFYEEHPEVSSLTSDQIIEFRKSNNNIMVDRTFAKDSSDNVDIPKPIFKFEHCFSAYPDIMEEIKKQGFEKPSPIQCQAWPILMSGEDLIGIAQTGSGKTLAFLLPGMIHTELQPIPRSERGGPNVLVMAPTRELALQIRDEVAKYHFRGMKSVCVYGGGSTKEQIQTVERGVEIVIATPGRLNDLVARGTIDVSSITYLVLDEADRMLDMGFEPQIRKILLDVRPDRQTIMTSATWPPGVRRLAQSYMNNPIQVYVGTLDLAAVHSVSQNVEIVDENEKYDRIQQFVQDMTPKDKAIIFCGKKARADELASELCMVGYNCQVIHGDREQADRERAVQDIKSGYVRILVATDVASRGLDIEDITHVVNYDFPKNMEEYVHRVGRTGRAGRTGTSLSLLTRKDWGSAAELIKILEEADQDVPDELRSMADRFSAMKERRDNERAAAYGGGGGGDRRSQGRRYN